In Falco cherrug isolate bFalChe1 chromosome 5, bFalChe1.pri, whole genome shotgun sequence, one DNA window encodes the following:
- the LOC102054057 gene encoding histone H2A-IV: MSGRGKQGGKARAKAKSRSSRAGLQFPVGRVHRLLRKGNYAERVGAGAPVYLAAVLEYLTAEILELAGNAARDNKKTRIIPRHLQLAIRNDEELNKLLGKVTIAQGGVLPNIQAVLLPKKTDSHKAKAK, encoded by the coding sequence ATGTCCGGCCGCGGGAAGCAGGGCGGGAAGGCGCGGGCCAAGGCCAAGTCGCGCTCGTCGCGGGCCGGGCTGCAGTTCCCCGTGGGCCGCGTGCACCGGCTGCTGCGCAAGGGCAACTACGCGGAGCGGGTGGGCGCCGGCGCCCCGGTGTACCTGGCGGCCGTGCTGGAGTACCTGACGGCCGAGATCCTGGAGCTGGCGGGCAACGCGGCCCGCGACAACAAGAAGACGCGCATCATCCCCCGCCACCTGCAGCTCGCCATCCGCAACGACGAGGAGCTCAACAAGCTGCTGGGCAAGGTGACCATCGCGCAGGGCGGCGTGCTGCCCAACATCCAGGCCGTGCTGCTGCCCAAGAAGACTGATAGCCACAAGGCTAAAGCCAAGTGA
- the LOC129736228 gene encoding histone H3: MARTKQTARKSTGGKAPRKQLATKAARKSAPATGGVKKPHRYRPGTVALREIRRYQKSTELLIRKLPFQRLVREIAQDFKTDLRFQSSAVMALQEASEAYLVGLFEDTNLCAIHAKRVTIMPKDIQLARRIRGERA, translated from the coding sequence ATGGCGCGCACAAAGCAAACGGCGCGTAAGTCGACGGGCGGGAAGGCGCCCCGCAAGCAGCTGGCCACCAAGGCGGCCCGCAAGAGCGCGCCGGCCACGGGCGGCGTGAAGAAGCCGCACCGCTACCGGCCCGGCACGGTGGCGCTGCGCGAGATCCGGCGCTACCAGAAGTCGACGGAGCTGCTGATCCGCAAGCTGCCCTTCCAGCGGCTGGTGCGCGAGATCGCGCAGGACTTCAAGACCGACCTGCGCTTCCAGAGCTCGGCCGTGATGGCGCTGCAGGAGGCGAGCGAGGCCTACCTGGTGGGGCTCTTCGAGGACACCAACCTGTGCGCCATCCACGCCAAGCGTGTCACCATCATGCCCAAGGACATCCAGCTGGCTCGCCGCATCCGTGGAGAGCGGGCCTGA
- the LOC129736227 gene encoding histone H3, giving the protein MARTKQTARKSTGGKAPRKQLATKAARKSAPATGGVKKPHRYRPGTVALREIRRYQKSTELLIRKLPFQRLVREIAQDFKTDLRFQSSAVMALQEASEAYLVGLFEDTNLCAIHAKRVTIMPKDIQLARRIRGERA; this is encoded by the coding sequence ATGGCGCGCACAAAGCAAACGGCGCGTAAGTCGACGGGCGGGAAGGCGCCCCGCAAGCAGCTGGCCACCAAGGCGGCCCGCAAGAGCGCGCCGGCCACGGGCGGCGTGAAGAAGCCGCACCGCTACCGGCCCGGCACGGTGGCGCTGCGCGAGATCCGGCGCTACCAGAAGTCGACGGAGCTGCTGATCCGCAAGCTGCCCTTCCAGCGGCTGGTGCGCGAGATCGCGCAGGACTTCAAGACCGACCTGCGCTTCCAGAGCTCGGCCGTGATGGCGCTGCAGGAGGCGAGCGAGGCCTACCTGGTGGGGCTCTTCGAGGACACCAACCTGTGCGCCATCCACGCCAAGCGCGTCACCATCATGCCCAAGGACATCCAGCTGGCTCGCCGCATCCGCGGAGAGCGTGCTTAA
- the LOC102054228 gene encoding histone H2B 1/2/3/4/6 — MAAPHSRAGASRSAAIKGARGEGVVTRRRIDCCLLDSERRARAAMPEPAKSAPAPKKGSKKAVTKTQKKGDKKRKKSRKESYSIYVYKVLKQVHPDTGISSKAMGIMNSFVNDIFERIAGEASRLAHYNKRSTITSREIQTAVRLLLPGELAKHAVSEGTKAVTKYTSSK, encoded by the coding sequence ATGGCGGCGCCACACAGTCGAGCCGGTGCGTCACGCAGCGCCGCTATAAAAGGGGCTCGCGGCGAGGGCGTCGTTACTCGGCGTCGTATCGACTGCTGCTTGCTGGATAGCGAGAGACGTGCCCGTGCTGCGATGCCCGAGCCGGCCAAGTCCGCCCCCGCGCCCAAGAAGGGCTCCAAGAAGGCGGTGACCAAGACGCAGAAGAAGGGCGACAAGAAGCGCAAGAAGAGCCGCAAGGAGAGCTACTCGATCTACGTGTACAAGGTGCTGAAGCAGGTGCACCCCGACACGGGCATCTCGTCCAAGGCCATGGGCATCATGAACTCCTTTGTCAACGACATCTTCGAGCGCATCGCCGGCGAGGCCTCGCGCCTGGCGCACTACAACAAGCGCTCCACCATCACCTCGCGGGAGATCCAGACGGCCgtgcggctgctgctgcccggtGAGCTGGCCAAGCACGCCGTCTCCGAGGGCACCAAGGCTGTCACCAAGTACACCAGCTCCAAGTAA
- the LOC102054749 gene encoding histone H1.10 — MSETAPAPAAEAAPAVAAPAAKAAAKKPKKAAGGSKARKPAGPSVTELITKAVSASKERKGLSLAALKKALAAGGYDVEKNNSRIKLGLKSLVNKGTLVQTKGTGASGSFRLNKKPGEVKEKAPKKRAAAAKPKKPAAKKPASAAKKPKKAAAAKKSPRKAKKPAAAAAKKAAKSPKKATKAAKPKKAAAAAKSPAKAKAVKPKAAKPKAAKPKAAKPKKVAPKKK, encoded by the coding sequence ATGTCCGAAACCGCTCCTGCTCCGGCTGCTGAGGCAGCGCCCGCTGTCGCGGCTCCCGCTGCCAAGGCCGCCGCCAAGAAGCCGAAGAAGGCGGCGGGCGGCTCCAAGGCCCGCAAGCCCGCGGGCCCCAGCGTCACCGAGCTGATCACCAAGGCCGTGTCCGCCTCCAAGGAGCGCAAGGGGCTCTCCCTCGCCGCGCTCAAGAAGGCGCTGGCCGCCGGCGGCTACGATGTGGAGAAGAACAACAGCCGCATCAAGCTGGGGCTCAAGAGCCTCGTCAACAAGGGCACCCTGGTGCAGACCAAGGGCACCGGCGCCTCGGGCTCCTTCCGCCTCAACAAGAAGCCTGGCgaagtgaaggaaaaagccCCCAAGAAGCGGGCAGCCGCGGCCAAGCCTAAGAAGCCGGCTGCCAAGAAGCCCGCCAGCGCCGCTAAGAAGCCCAAGAAGGCAGCGGCGGCGAAGAAGAGCCCCAGGAAAGCCAAGAAGCCGGCAGCTGCCGCGGCCAAGAAAGCGGCCAAGAGCCCTAAGAAGGCGACTAAGGCTGCTAAGCCGAAAAAGGCGGCGGCAGCCGCGAAGAGCCCGGCCAAAGCGAAGGCGGTGAAGCCCAAAGCAGCCAAGCCCAAGGCGGCCAAGCCGAAAGCGGCCAAGCCAAAGAAGGTGGCGCCCAAGAAGAAGTAA